In Fusarium oxysporum Fo47 chromosome XII, complete sequence, one DNA window encodes the following:
- a CDS encoding S-adenosyl-L-methionine-dependent methyltransferase: MSEQPSSPVAAAAPAAARSDLAPAIESAPAPQPELVPAADPQDGDESETDSAVGDDAASSTASITSSILEYRTIQGRTFHSDRHPTEYFTPNDEQQSASIDINHHALTQLLSGKLFLAPIKDNVQKVLDVGTGTGIWAIDFADEYPEAEVIGSDLSPIQPSWVPPNVKFEIDDATLRWTWDNNTFDFIHIRYLFGAIKDWSSLFKEAYRCCAPDGWIQSAEADVHIRSDDGTTDDLDCLKLWAKLFTEGGAALGNPFFVQEGDLQEKGIQAAGFTDIKSIEYKFPIGGWPRDPELASVGNYVRATLENDLEGYTLLLWKTILQWPEDEYQVFLMEMRKFLKNRKVHAYMTVRYVYGRKAEAT, encoded by the exons ATGTCTGAACAGCCCTCTTCTCCTGTTGCTGCCGCTGCTCCTGCTGCGGCTCGGTCCGATTTAGCGCCGGCCATTGAGTCAGCTCCAGCGCCGCAGCCTGAGTTAGTTCCCGCTGCTGATCCACAG gatggtgatgagagtgaGACCGACTCGgctgttggcgatgatgc GGCGAGCTCCACTGCTTCCATCACCTCTAGCATCCTTGAGTACCGCACTATTCAGGGTCGAACGTTTCACAGTGATAGACATCCTACCGAGTACTTTACTCCCAACGATGAGCAGCAGTCTGCATCCATTGACATCAA CCATCACGCTTTGACGCAGCTTCTCAGTGGAAAGCTCTTCCTTGCCCCTATCAAGGACAACGTGCAG AAAGTACTCGATGTAGGAACCGGAACAG GTATCTGGGCAAT TGACTTTGCAGACGAATATCCCGAGGCTGAAGTCATCGGCTCTGACCTCTCACCCATTCAACCTAG CTGGGTTCCTCCCAATGTCAAGTTCGAGATCGACGACGCCACCCTCCGCTGGACATGGGACAACAACACCTTCGACTTCATTCACATCCGCTATCTCTTCGGCGCCATCAAAGACTGGTCATCTCTCTTTAAGGAAGCGTACCGCTGCTGCGCCCCCGATGGCTGGATCCAATCCGCCGAAGCAGACGTCCACATCCGCAGTGATGATGGAACAACTGATGATCTCGACTGCTTGAAGCTCTGGGCGAAGCTTTTCACTGAGGGTGGTGCTGCGCTTGGAAACCCCTTCTTCGTGCAGGAGGGCGATTTGCAGGAGAAGGGCATTCAGGCTGCTGGGTTCACTGACATCAAGAGCATTGAGTACAAG TTCCCTATTGGCGGTTGGCCGCGTGACCCTGAACTCGCTTCGGTCGGTAACTACGTCCGCGCGACTCTCGAGAACGATCTTGAAG GCtacacccttcttctctggaaGACCATCCTTCAGTGGCCCGAGGACGAGTATCAAGTCTTCCTCATGGAGATGCGCAAGTTCCTCAAAAACCGCAAGGTCCATGCTTACATGACTGTCCGCTACGTCTACGGTCGCAAGGCAGAAGCTACTTGA
- a CDS encoding cation transport protein-domain-containing protein, which translates to MLRPPVNFLTLHYAYIILMGLIALPILYPYGNMPAIDAWFFGASASTESGLNTIDVKDLKTYQQLYIYFIPILTNLGFINIVVVVVRLFWFKRHLKRLTPQNLDNSPGIPDVDIESARHESKVPADTTENSAEVTNEPNGKAKATDDHIEEDATIANEDRRVARTMTINFDTSTEKHKEDAALYIPGPRARDRGYPIAPRSHEAARHPDDSDDDDAIKPVPNEILNNGSSSMRRRRRFSNDDGLGITVSRSMDRVAGVAASFLVLGSQTAPQPRVISSDSNPQPAINDVPFLSRQATLGRNSQFKNLTSHDRKILGGIEYRSLKLLLKIVVVYFFGLHIFGAVCLVGWIHTADKQYADILQSSGQDKTWWGIYSAQTMVDNLGFTLTPDSMISFRTAKWPMILMSFLAFAGNTLYPVFLRLGIWVMSKLVPKTSPTQESLAFLLNYPRRCYTLLFPSGPTWILFGIIFALNFIDILLIIVLDLSNPEVASLPLSQRIPAAIFQAASARHTGTASFNLANVSPAVQLSLLIMMYIAVFPIAISIRSSNAYEEKSLGLWDEEKSLDEKHSKTYLLTHMKNQLGFDLWYIFLGTFCICISESTRIADVNEPAFSVFSVLFEVTSAYGNVGLSLGYPTVSTSLCGMFGTFGKAVICLMMIRGRHRGLPYALDRAIILPTGQIIEN; encoded by the exons ATGCTACGCCCCCCGGTCAACTTCCTCACATTACACT ATGCGTACATCATCTTGATGGGCTTGATAGCCCTGCCTATCCTGTACCCTTACGGAAACATGCCCGCCATCGACGCTTGGTTCTTTGGTGCCAGTGCGTCCACAGAGTCTGGCTTGAACAC TATCGACgtcaaggatctcaagacATATCAGCAGCTCTACATTTACTTCATTCCTATCTTGACCAACCTGGGCTTCATAAACATAGTGGTAGTTGTCGTGCGCCTCTTCTGGTTCAAGAGGCATCTGAAGCGTCTTA CCCCTCAAAATCTCGACAACAGCCCAGGTATACCTGATGTCGACATTGAGAGTGCTCGTCATGAGTCAAAAGTCCCCGCTGATACAACTGAAAACTCTGCCGAAGTCACTAATGAGCCAAATGGTAAGGCTAAAGCGACAGATGACCACATCGAAGAGGATGCTACAATTGCAAATGAAGACAGGCGAGTGGCCCGTACCATGACCATCAACTTCGATACATCCACCGAAAAGCACAAGGAAGACGCTGCCCTCTACATCCCTGGTCCGCGAGCTCGCGACCGTG GGTATCCAATCGCTCCTAGAAGCCATGAAGCCGCGCGTCATCCAGACGACAGTGATGATG ATGATGCAATCAAACCTGTACCCAACGAAATTCTGAACAACGGAAGCTCATCCATGCGTCGTCGGCGACGCTTCAGCAATGATGATGGCCTAGGAATCACAGTTTCCCGCTCCATGGATCGAGTTGCGGGCGTAGCAGCCTCGTTCCTGGTTCTGGGGTCACAGACAGCGCCTCAGCCGCGCGTCATCTCATCAGACTCCAACCCACAGCCTGCCATCAACGACGTCCCTTTCCTCTCACGCCAAGCTACCCTTGGACGGAACTCGCAGTTCAAGAACCTTACTTCACACGATCGAAAGATCCTCGGCGGTATTGAGTATAGGAGTCTGAAGCTGTTGCTGAAGATCGTCGTGG TTTACTTCTTTGGTCTTCATATCTTTGGTGCGGTTTGTCTCGTCGGCTGGATCCATACTGCTGATAAGCAATACGCGGATATCCTACAGTCAAGCGGACAGGATAAGACCTGGTG GGGCATCTACTCCGCTCAGACAATGGTCGATAACCTAGGCTTTACTCTCACACCGGACTCTATGATCTCATTCCGCACTGCCAAGTGGCCCATGATCCTCATGAGCTTCCTCGCATTTGCTGGAAACACGCTCTATCCTGTCTTTCTGCGTTTGGGCATATGGGTCATGTCAAAGTTAGTACCAAAGACCTCACCTACACAAGAGTCCCTCGCATTCCTGCTCAACTATCCTCGTCGATGCTACACGTTGCTCTTCCCTAGCGGTCCGACGTGGATCCTCTTCGGTATCATCTTCGCtctcaacttcatcgacaTCCTTCTCATAATAGTTCTCGACCTCTCTAATCCCGAAGTTGCCTCTCTTCCACTTTCTCAGCGCATCCCAGCCGCTATCTTCCAGGCTGCATCAGCGCGCCATACTGGTACCGCTAGCTTCAATCTTGCGAACGTCAGCCCCGCTGTGCAGCTCAGCTTACTGATCATGATGTATATCGCCGTTTTCCCCATCGCGATCAGTATTCGCTCGTCAAATGCTTATGAGGAGAAGTCCCTCGGTCTTTGGGACGAAGAGAAGTCTCTAGATGAGAAGCATAGCAAGACTTATCTCTTGACTCATATGAAGAACCAGCTTGGCTTCGACCTTTGGTATATTTTCTTGGGAACTTTCTGTATATGTATTTCTGAGTCGACGAGGATCGCAGATGTCAACGAGCCT GCTTTCTCGGTATTTTCGGTCCTGTTCGAAGTTACCTCTGCATA CGGAAATGTTGGGCTGAGTCTTGGGTACCCAACAGTGAGCACCTCACTATGCGGCATGTTTGGAACGTTTGGAAAAGCAGTCATCTGTCTGATGATGATTCGAGGGCGTCACCGTGGATTACCATATGCCCTCGATCGTGCCATAATTCTCCCCACTGGACAGATTATTGAGAACTGA